ATGTGCACACAAACAAAACTCCAAGAAACAGTCTCCTGAACAAATCTCCAAACGCCACCTCCAACCATGAACTACATCCCCAACTCCACACCAGGCATTAAGAACTCACACTGGCAATTCATAAGTAGTAGAGGAGAGTGTCTAATATGAAACCTTTTTAAGATAAAATATATAATCCAACAAGCTtacataatcccccccccccccgcagcttaTACACAAGACAATTGTCCAGAAcgctggtgggggagggggagtggtggagcagcggcaggagccaacggctgtggcacagtgagagctgcagccaccggctaacagaagacatcatactaaCACTCCGTCGCTGCATTTCCGTTGtcctggcgccggcagctctcttctcctgtgctgagcggtcacgtggtactgctcattaaggtaataaatatgtacacatttccattccataggcgtggagtgcatattcattatcttaatgagcggtaccacgtgaccgctcagcacaggagaggagagctgccgggACAATGtagatgcagggacggagatgcaaCGACGGCgggaggagggtgagtaggacgggggaatgtgagacatgcatacaaagatggaacgggggagccgagccattcTGGACCGGGGAGCGGAGCCATGCGGGaccgggagagccatgcatacacagTTGAAGCCACACATACtaggacaggatggggagccacataccaggacagggggagccacataccaggactggagggggagccacataccaggagaggacagggggagccacataccaggactggAGGGGGAGCAacttaccaggacaggacaggtggAGCCATATACCagaacaggacagggggagccacataccaggacaggacagggggagccacataccaggacaggacagggggagccacataccaggacaggacagggggagccacataccaggacagggggagccacataccaggacaggacaggtggagccatataccaggacaggacagagggagcaaggcatagcaggacagggatgagggggacaatgcatacacggcttatacttgagtcaataagtttacccacttttccgtggcaaaagtaggtgcctctgcttatactcgggtcggcttatactagagtatatacagtaccttgTGTTGTGCTGCTGTGCATAGTCTTGCCATGATGTATCacctgtgacatgaaactgtcttcaacaacctcacctttgtagcgtTTGTCTATTCCTCACCCAGTTTGAAGTCTTTCACATAGCTGTTTTTGATTCAGTTAATAACtgtgtttcaacctacatatgGAAATGATGATTATTGGAGATATTTGGTTAGTCATACTACCGGCTAAAATGCTACAAAATCCCTGATTAGAATAATGTAcgttgttttgaaggcaaagtaTGGTCACAAAAATATTAATTTGATTTGGATTTCTGTTTTCTTCCTTCACTTTGCAGTTTAATTGATTAAATAAAACTATtaacacttgtttatttgaaataattttttaCTTTACATCATTTTTTCCAAACctgtctaaaacttttgcacagtactgtacattAGAATATTTTATCCATAATTATGTCAAAATCATTTTTCTAGGTGTCTCCGTGGATTTATCATGTATTGATCCTTGTATGATGGATAAGTCCTACATCTCTAGGGTGATGGTCACACCATTAGTAAGTCTTTTGCAAGAAAGTGAATATGAAGAATTGATAGAGACTGCACAAAATGCTGTATTGTCCTCCATCACTTTTGGCTTTAATATGAATAACTCTGCCATTTTTATCTGTGATCCGCAAAGAAGTAAACATCCGATGTCTCAAGAAATCAGGGTACAAGGTATGAATGTAATGTTAAGTTAATGGGCCTCAGTTGAAAATGAAAAATGctcttgttgcccatagcaaccaattacaGCTCATCTTTTATTTTTTACACAGCTCTGGTAAAGTGCAAgcagcactgtgattggttgctgtatGTGACAGATAATTTTGATAAATATGCACCAAAATGTTTTACATGTGTCTACTGTGGCCCCAAAAGATGAGGTCAGTGGAACTTGTCATCTTTGGTGGCTTGACCTTTGACTAGTGATGGGCGATCATGTTCGGAGTGCCTGACCTAGTAAAGAGCAGTGCAGTATTGCGTAGTGCTCGGATGCCCGTAATTGAATTATCTGAGAGAAAGATAGAATTTTTCCGTCCtctggaaaaatgctcgagtttgctATTCACTTCCATTATGCTTGCTACTCAAGTTGAGGACGTATGAGCGACCAACATGCTCTATTTCAGTACTGAGCACTCAAGCATTTCAGAGCTCGATCAACACTAAACATGACCAATATTGAGTGTGGCATAAAAGAGGACCAGGTGTGAGGAATTCCTTAGATTCTGTAGCTGGCATATTGAAACCAGAAATCAAAACACCCAGGGTTCAATTAATCATTTCTGATTTATTTAagtcactttttatttatttttttgccttgggattgacaaggctacagttaggtggcaATAAATGGTTGCACAACCAATTGGAAGAGTATTTCAAGTGCAGTACCACAAGgaactgtcctggctccagtgttattcaacattttttataaattatctagataaggtaacttaaactgatcaaatttgcagactatgcaaagctaggagggatagctaacactagaggagacagagaaaggattcagaaggatgtaGATAAGCTTGGACAGTGACTCATAGATATATATAATAGAATGGTAGTtaccagggagaaatgcaagattctacaactgggcaagaaaaacgaaaattacatctacagaatgggaggaatagaactaagcaacagcgcatgtgaaaaagacttgggtacactaatagatcacagactgcacatgagtgtacagtgtgatgcagcaggaaACAAGTCAAACATAGTTCTGGGATGTTTTAAGAGAAGCTTACCTACAgatcatatttaaaaaaacaaactactTTTTGACAGTCAGGGTGATTATTGAGTGGAACAGACCACGAGaggcggtgagttctccttcaatggaagtctccaaacagaggatggacagacatctgtctgagatggtttagtgaatcctgcattggacACGATGACGcttgaggtcctttccaactctagcattctatgattctaagtcaCATTTTATGAATCTGTCTAAAATGTCTAAAAAGCAATGTCATTGAGGGAAAAACCAAAATAGATTTGAAGAAGAAAAATGACTTAAAGTGGTGTTTAGTGTATGGAGAATAATGCGCATattttaaaaacactaaaaaagaGCAAACTACTCCAGAAAAGTGGAGAAATAACAATGATGACTAttggacaaatgtttttttctaaTATGTCTTCATTTTTTGATGGTAGATTTTCTCTTTTCTGTACAAAATTACTAGAGCAACCATCTTACTTGAGCTTCTGATGATAGTATTTAGACATATGCTTCATTGCTTCATAGCAGCCACATGTCGGCTTAGTTGGCAGaatgaaaattacaaaaaaagtatgTCTAAATTGACCATTAGAGGTTACACTTCCTGTTTTGTGGCAATCACTTCACAGTTAtcacattatcatcacaggcagtatatatatatatatatatatatatatatatatatatatatatatatatatatatatatatatatatatataacacacgaTCCACCATTTAAAATAGATGatagtcacagctcatctcctcccccTGTGACTTCTGCACAGGTCAGAGAAGAAGCCTACAAAAACTCTCCCATAGATGTCTAGTTTCCTGTATTACATAGTTGTTGTAAAGAACGTCTCTGAACTGGTGTGAACAGAGCAAATCAGGTACTCATCCAAGATGGCTGCCTCCCTTATGATATACAAAGAAAGCAAAATAAATATGCAATCAGAAACGAAAAACGTAATAACCAATTTATACAGTGTAATCTCATGAAGCGTCACCACAATGAACTAATTTGCACATTTTCTAATTCAGGAAAGCCATTAAACGTCTCTGTGAACATAAGAGGACAATATTTTCATTACTCAGAAGTGGAGCCTCACTTTGTTGCGATGGATTCGCAAGATTATGAAGATCTCTCTGTTCCTTTGTCACTTGAGATCCACATTAATAATCTTACAGGACATAATGAAACAATGGATCTGTTGCATGACTTGAAGTTCGTTCATGACTTTATTAATGTGTCCTTACACTTCGAAAGTCTAGTTCCATGTGAGTAGCACATTTTGCTTGGAGGATTCTTCGACCTTCTTTGTTATATATTTTCACAACGATCATTATAGGTACTGTGTACAAGCTCCGATTGATAATCTGGTTACTCTTATTACGTGAACTTATCTAGTACTAGAGTGCATGTTGTTAGTCGGCTAAGGATCGGATTAGTTGGTTTAGTTAAAAGGTTGATCCCCTacaatattttattaaacatttgggGCCTGGGTGGTTTATGAATAGAAAAACACAGATACTCACCTAAGTAACCCCTTCCATTCCTCCGTGCTACCGCTTGTATCAACCGCCAATCTTCTCACTTCCTCCGCTGGTGGAAGGCATTGCTTGGCAGCTGCATACAATCAGCAACCATTGATTGGCTACCACCAAAATGTTCTGTTCGAGGAGGAATCAGTCATGTTGAAAATGGTACCTAGTCTGCAAACAGGATGCTATTGATCAGGAAGAGCAGATCAGCATGATACTCTTTGTGGGAAAAGTGTAGATAAACCTTGAACATTATTAGTTGAAATATGGGTGACTGTATGCACATGAGAGCAGTGGTTGGCCCTACTCAGTGATTAACAGTCTTCCCTATATGACTATGCATgcggagatagctgtcaatcactgaggagaaccgcccactggactcatatacatACAAGCACCATGGATTTATATGAATAAATGAAAAGTTTTACTGAATCCCACAAGCCTGTATATAATTTTGTACAGTTTTTCCTCCTGTATACCATGCTGTCCAAAGATTGGACTGCATgtacaacatgacaggttccctttaacagaatgtTTTGTCAGGCTCATATGGAATGGCAAGACTTCAGAAAATGCCCATGGGCTACAGTGGTCACATAAACTCTCCTGCCGGAAGAGAAAGTGATGAGACCGCCAGGGAACACAAGCAGAAGTGAAGAGAAGAGTTGTGGGGGTTCGGTAGGTCAATATTGTTTGTTGTCCAATCATTCGTGGCTAATATCCTTCAATTCTGCACCAGGCATCCTCAGTCTGGCATTCCAGCAATATTTGTACTTTCTAAGCCTCACGATATCAGAGGCACGATTACAACAGGTAACCCGGGATCCGCCAaacacaacaggtgatgtcacagctgacccagcTCCTCCTCCCATCACAATGGCCTTTGAActggctcattagatgcttcaacacAAAATATAGGGTTGGTGTCTGTACATGGATGCTTATGTACATGTAGATTTTCTGAAACAATAGGAAGTTAGAGTTAGAGGATAAAAAGAATtgttaataaagattgtgatatgaaaaaaaaaacatttccaaaaaAACAATACATCTAACACAAAAAAAACTGAATTAAAAACTTTCCTATCACCAatctgataatgtgtgtaaactgtaaagcgctgcggaatatgttagcgctatataaaaataaagattgttattattaatCTGGGATTGCCCTTTTCATTTAGGAATAGATTGGGCAGCCTGAGATTAGTGATTTTCTTTTAGATATCCCCTATTAACAAAAGTTTCCAGGAAAAACATTAATGCCCCTACCTAAAGGAGCAGATATTCCAGCAAGAGTCGAGTCCGAATTGCCGAGCACACGAAGCATGATCCCACAGCCATTCCGTTTCACTcctcactgtaaaaaaaaacaaactgacatacaggtgcttctcacaaaactagataatcaaaaagttaatttatttcagttcttcaatacaaaaagtgaaactcatattatacggagtcattacaaccagagtgatctattttaagtgtttatttctgttaatgctgatgattatggcttacagccaatgaaaacatcaaagttattatctcagtaaattagaataattaacaaaaacacctgcaaaggtttcctaagcgtgtaaaaaggtcccttagtctatttcaataggctccacaatcatggggaagactgctgacttgacagatgtccagaagacagtcattgacacaccccataaggaggggaagccacaaaaggttatggctaaagaaaaagaaaatccagctcaccatagtaacagttcaactcggagcacggaaacgctgtgtcaaggcgtggggaatccaaaaagcaaaaaaagaatatccagctcaacgagacagtgaaaagtaaaaacttggtactttattcacttcatgtagaagcagaggataaaaacatcagcacaataaggataagaacactatctatctacgcgtttcaggtggcaaagcacccttaatcatgatatctagtgtctagcctgttccgtgctttttatgtaagaatccattgaacacaccggtgcaatggtcaggtggaaaagtaatccactgagaatgaaaacacctggtggtaaatgtgaaccagcaattggccacatgaaacaaaaagttcacggaataggcagaaatagaaaaaaagaaacacatatgTACTTTAACTGAACATAATACAAGAATATATGGAACACAACAAATCTTGTCACTAAATAATGTAACAATAATGATCTTATGCAACGACAAATGTCCAAAATGCATAAATACGCAAACTGCATGATGGTAAATTTTTCTTGAGATGGAAAAAAGCAGAGAAACTAAATGACTATAAAAAGTATATACCTATAAACATGACGTAAGCATAAGAGTGACATAACGAATAAAACAATGCAATACAATAGGATAGTCTTCTAACTAAAGAGTTCGCAGGCTCCGATGTATACATACAATAACTCAGATACCCTTCAGGAGCAATGGACAAATAGTTACATGAGAAGGGTGAAAAACCTGCAGACTGTAGCGctactaaatatttatttattggagtACATCCCAAGAGCGATaacctatgcaaaaaaaaaaactaaaaactggGTAGTCGTGTATGCTGGGCAGTGCAACGTCATACATGATCGGGCCAGCACGAGAACACATGATGTGCCAATAAAGAGAAGACATTCAAGGGGATTAGGTAAATGTAAGAAGTGATGTAACTAATAAAAAAGCATGATGTCTTTTCTCTTATTGAGACCATTAGGTGTTCTGGTTCCCAATTTGAATATCCACCATGTTtctctgtttctcagggtcacttcagtgtcccctcctctgaagggtctatgtgttttttcaattgcatagactttgagggaatcaagattggattgatgaaaattaataaaatgttgtgacacCTGGGATATATTTCTGTGAGTATTGGCATTATCTATATCATAAATATGCTCACGTATTCTAGTTTTTAGTGGGCGTATGGTGCTACCAACGTATTTAAGATGACATGTCGTACATTCCATTATATAAACTACGTTATTGGTATTACAATTGAGGAATGTTTTTATTTGATATATGTTTTGATCATTTGCGTCCGTAAAATCGGAACGCTTCTGTGCAAATTTGCAGGTTTTGCATACTGCAGCACCACATTTGTGAAAGCCCTTTACACTGAGCCAATTAGAGGATTGCACATGAGGGATATTGAGGGAACTAGGGGAGAGACTATTACCTAAAGATGGTGCTTTTCTAGATACGATTCTACATCCATGTTTAAGTACAGCAGCGATGTCAGGATCTTCTCTTAAGATAGTTAAATTATTTCTAATTAATTTGCTTATAGAAGCAAATTGATTGCTGTATTGAAAAACCAAAGTAATAGGATTGATGGAAGATGTTGTTTTCGTTTGTGGGGATTTGAACCGAGGTTTTTTGTCAACTATTTTTTCTGCCCTTTGTAGGCACCATTGGCTATAACCTCTCTGTGTGAGTCTATCTTTAATGTCCTCGACTTCTTTAGAATAGTCCTCCTGAATACTGCAATTACGTTTTGCTCTGGTCATTTCACCTACAGGTATacttttaattgtgtgttttggATGATGGCTGTTTGCCCTCAAGATTGTGTTCCCCGCTGTAGTTTTTCTGAATGTAGATGTGACTACAGGAAAATTATTCACAGTTCACACCTTTAAGTTTTAAATCCAAAAACTCTATGCATGTATGTTCTTGACGAGCAATAAAACTGAGATTAAAGGGATTATTGTTGAAATAATCAATTAGTCTGTGCACGGTAGATACATCGGAATTCCAAATTAATatcatatcatcgatatatctaccgTACCAAAATATGTGATCCCTAAATGGATTCTCCACATTGTAAATATAAGACTcctcccaccaactcataaccaaaTTGGCGAGAGAAGGTGAGTACTTGGCCCCCATTGAAACACCACTGATTTGCATATAATAGGTTTgattaaagcaaaaaaaattagTAGTGATGAGGAATTGAGTAACTTCTATTACATAGGTTTGGAGATCTGAGGGAAAATCACTGTATTTTTCCATGTGAAATTTCAATGCATAAAGTGCTATTTCAGGAGGTATGGACGTGTATAATGAGACAACATCTGAGGTGATCCATGAGAAGTCAGTCTGCCATATAAGATCTTTCATAACATTAAGTACATCTGTACTATCACTCAGATAGCcaggtgttctctggacgagaggctgAAGGAGCTGGTCAAGCCACTCCCCCAGTCTCTCACCCAGGGACCCAATACCTGAAACAATAGGTCTCATAGGTGGAGGATATGCATTTTTATGCGTTTTGGGCAGAGCGTATAGTACTCGGGTAATGGGGGTCGCAACCTTGAGGTAATCACTCTCTTTTTTGTTGAAAAAGCCCAGACTAAAGCCCTCATCAATAAGTCCAAAGATTTTATCC
This region of Ranitomeya imitator isolate aRanImi1 chromosome 1, aRanImi1.pri, whole genome shotgun sequence genomic DNA includes:
- the TMEM156 gene encoding transmembrane protein 156 isoform X1, which translates into the protein MTASLLFKLFIGITVVLIICIPEWFKTKEGVSVDLSCIDPCMMDKSYISRVMVTPLVSLLQESEYEELIETAQNAVLSSITFGFNMNNSAIFICDPQRSKHPMSQEIRVQGKPLNVSVNIRGQYFHYSEVEPHFVAMDSQDYEDLSVPLSLEIHINNLTGHNETMDLLHDLKFVHDFINVSLHFESLVPFYTRPFGIIWLILISLVFVGGLIFMVYKVKQGKKLLQ
- the TMEM156 gene encoding transmembrane protein 156 isoform X2 codes for the protein MTASLLFKLFIGITVVLIICIPEWFKTKEGVSVDLSCIDPCMMDKSYISRVMVTPLVSLLQESEYEELIETAQNAVLSSITFGFNMNNSAIFICDPQRSKHPMSQEIRVQGKPLNVSVNIRGQYFHYSEVEPHFVAMDSQDYEDLSVPLSLEIHINNLTGHNETMDLLHDLKFVHDFINVSLHFESLVPCGLIFMVYKVKQGKKLLQ